A genomic stretch from Bacillus sp. N1-1 includes:
- a CDS encoding LacI family DNA-binding transcriptional regulator: MANIQEIAKMAGVSVATVSHVVNRTRYVSPETVQRVEEVIDSLEELPNFIVKKRGASPKDKKQQILVFSTDIFHPFQADIIQALQEKTSDNSELHIVHVQTEDLLQTLSSYTLANSKLNIGKVLLLDRPLARSLKVHSSLKASPTVIVSENALDFKENETNEGYTIISDNYKGAYDSVRHLVNHGHTKIALVHDCFKQDGMPDDILKGYKCALKDSDITLYKEFIIESSSVENIYEILSKREPPTAVIITSETALLQVLTFLNRRNLQCPEDLSILCFNDRRWFELYNPPLTAVRPDVGQISDKILSYIRNDTSQEKEPSYVPVKIQLRQSTSGIARGPFGEKAASVDSIQITEQEVAAVRSKKPTAVISFHYTGAAWMHLHERGIRDLFNELGISLLAVTDAHFDPEMQIKQLEGLMALDPDIVIAIPTENNKTSEIFKKIGESRAKLILITNVPHGMEQQDYISCVSVNEWSHGRLAGSGLGSTMREEGRTRIGMLSFDSDFHATNQRDTAAYQILVEEYPDLEVVGEEQFKDESEVIDKTKKLIQEHPAIEGIYVSWEGPATKVLEALKELDREDILIGTADLDYELALNMAKGKNIKKISAQLPYDQGKALALAAANAVLDKYVPKFIGVEPVEVTQKNLLKMWERIFHESASKEIVEAVKANPYYLPTKI, encoded by the coding sequence ATGGCAAACATCCAAGAAATAGCAAAAATGGCAGGTGTTTCAGTTGCTACAGTTTCTCACGTAGTAAACCGAACAAGGTATGTTAGCCCTGAAACGGTGCAAAGGGTAGAAGAGGTTATTGACTCTTTAGAGGAATTGCCGAATTTTATCGTAAAAAAAAGAGGAGCAAGTCCTAAAGATAAAAAGCAGCAGATCCTCGTGTTTTCCACAGACATTTTTCATCCCTTTCAGGCTGATATTATTCAGGCACTGCAGGAGAAGACATCTGATAATAGTGAATTGCACATCGTGCATGTACAAACAGAAGATTTATTACAAACATTGAGCAGCTATACACTAGCCAATTCAAAACTAAATATAGGTAAAGTGTTACTGTTGGATCGACCATTGGCTAGATCACTTAAGGTTCATTCATCGTTGAAAGCAAGCCCGACAGTCATTGTAAGTGAAAACGCGCTTGACTTTAAGGAAAATGAGACAAATGAAGGCTACACAATTATATCTGACAACTATAAAGGAGCTTATGATTCAGTAAGACATTTGGTTAATCATGGGCATACAAAAATTGCACTGGTGCATGACTGTTTTAAACAGGATGGAATGCCTGACGATATTCTAAAAGGGTACAAATGTGCACTAAAGGACAGTGACATTACTTTATATAAGGAATTTATAATAGAATCATCCTCAGTCGAAAATATTTATGAGATACTTTCTAAAAGAGAGCCACCCACTGCAGTGATTATTACTAGTGAAACTGCCCTCCTTCAAGTACTTACTTTTTTAAACCGCCGAAATCTGCAATGTCCAGAAGATCTTTCCATCCTCTGTTTTAACGATCGGCGTTGGTTCGAATTATATAATCCACCATTAACTGCTGTAAGACCAGACGTAGGGCAAATCAGCGACAAAATTCTTTCTTATATCAGGAATGATACATCACAGGAAAAGGAACCATCTTATGTTCCAGTAAAGATACAGCTGCGACAATCTACATCCGGCATTGCACGCGGTCCATTTGGAGAAAAGGCTGCATCCGTGGATTCGATTCAAATCACTGAACAGGAAGTTGCAGCAGTCCGCAGTAAAAAGCCTACGGCAGTGATTTCCTTCCATTATACAGGAGCTGCTTGGATGCACCTTCATGAAAGAGGAATTCGTGATCTGTTTAACGAATTGGGAATTTCACTCCTTGCTGTAACAGACGCACATTTTGATCCTGAAATGCAGATTAAGCAACTTGAAGGTTTAATGGCACTTGATCCAGATATAGTGATTGCTATTCCCACTGAAAATAATAAAACCTCGGAAATTTTTAAAAAGATTGGAGAGAGCAGGGCGAAGCTCATATTAATTACAAATGTTCCTCATGGAATGGAGCAGCAAGATTATATCAGCTGTGTTTCTGTTAATGAGTGGTCCCATGGGAGACTGGCCGGCAGTGGACTTGGTAGTACAATGAGGGAGGAGGGCCGTACACGAATCGGAATGTTATCGTTTGACTCTGATTTTCATGCAACAAATCAGCGTGATACAGCGGCTTACCAAATTCTCGTTGAAGAATATCCAGACCTAGAGGTTGTGGGAGAAGAACAATTTAAAGATGAGAGTGAAGTCATTGATAAAACAAAAAAACTCATTCAGGAACATCCTGCCATAGAGGGTATATATGTATCATGGGAAGGGCCAGCTACTAAAGTGCTTGAGGCTTTAAAAGAATTAGACAGGGAGGACATTCTAATCGGTACCGCTGATTTAGATTATGAATTGGCATTAAATATGGCTAAGGGAAAAAATATTAAAAAAATTAGTGCCCAGCTGCCATATGATCAAGGAAAGGCACTTGCTCTTGCAGCTGCCAATGCGGTTCTCGATAAATATGTTCCAAAATTTATCGGTGTTGAACCAGTGGAAGTAACGCAAAAGAACCTTTTAAAAATGTGGGAACGTATTTTTCATGAAAGTGCTTCAAAAGAAATTGTAGAGGCGGTAAAAGCAAACCCTTATTATCTTCCTACAAAAATATAA
- a CDS encoding sugar phosphate isomerase/epimerase encodes MKVGVFTVLYQDQPLDEVLDRLQNLGVQAVELGTGNYPGSNHCDPKELLDKPDKIQELKMKIHDRGMTISGLSCQGNPLHPQSEIANGHHQTWEDTVRLAEQLEVEVVNCFSGCPGDSFNARVPNWVTCAWPPEYLELRKWQWEEHVVPYWKKQSSFAYQHGIEKIAIEMHPGFVVYNPETMIELRQRAGKNIGANVDPSHLIWQGIDPVEAIKYLGKHEAIYHFHAKDTYLDKRNIEVNGVLDSKHYSRFLERAWSFRSIGYGQSMKQWKDIFSALKAVGFDEVISIEHEDMLASTEEGLGKAIRTVQKAILAEKPVTMWWA; translated from the coding sequence ATGAAAGTTGGTGTATTTACTGTTTTGTATCAGGATCAGCCTCTTGATGAAGTTCTTGATCGACTACAAAATCTTGGCGTTCAAGCAGTGGAATTAGGAACAGGGAATTATCCAGGAAGTAATCATTGCGATCCTAAGGAATTACTCGACAAGCCTGATAAAATACAAGAACTTAAAATGAAGATTCATGATCGGGGAATGACAATTAGCGGTCTAAGTTGCCAGGGAAACCCGCTCCATCCTCAAAGCGAAATTGCTAATGGCCATCACCAAACATGGGAAGATACAGTCCGTTTAGCAGAGCAGTTAGAGGTGGAAGTAGTCAACTGCTTTTCTGGTTGTCCGGGAGACAGCTTTAACGCTCGCGTACCTAATTGGGTAACATGCGCCTGGCCTCCAGAGTACCTTGAGTTACGTAAGTGGCAGTGGGAGGAACATGTCGTTCCATATTGGAAAAAACAGTCTAGCTTTGCATATCAGCATGGAATAGAAAAAATTGCCATAGAGATGCATCCTGGATTTGTTGTTTATAATCCGGAAACGATGATAGAGCTGCGTCAGCGAGCAGGAAAGAATATTGGTGCAAATGTAGACCCCAGTCACCTTATTTGGCAGGGAATTGATCCAGTTGAAGCAATAAAGTATTTAGGAAAGCACGAAGCCATCTATCATTTTCACGCAAAAGATACATATTTGGACAAACGTAATATAGAAGTGAACGGGGTACTTGACTCCAAGCACTATAGCAGGTTTTTAGAAAGAGCTTGGAGTTTTCGTTCCATAGGATACGGTCAATCAATGAAGCAATGGAAGGACATATTCAGCGCGCTAAAGGCAGTAGGCTTTGATGAGGTAATTTCTATTGAGCATGAAGATATGCTTGCCTCTACAGAGGAAGGATTGGGAAAAGCAATCCGAACGGTGCAGAAAGCCATTCTAGCAGAGAAACCAGTCACTATGTGGTGGGCATGA
- a CDS encoding ABC transporter permease: protein MPSKVKGKLINFDWRQYIVYIAFVLVLIYFSITLAEQGFMTTHNLLNIARQTAMISIMGVAMTFVISSKEIDLSVGSVAALSAITTALTMHAGLGMVSGVLVGLGTGLAIGFVNGYLVTRVAIPSFLVTLAMMMIARGLAMWVSGTAPIPILSDSYIFLFGSGSVLGVPILLIWTLIIAAIGHVILRKFTFGRETLATGGNEMAATYSGIKTNRIKMAVFMASGMMAGLAGMLYAGRLQAGRFTFGEGDELSVIAAVILGGTSLFGGVGTVIGTVIGSIMIGTINNALILQGLDVSQQMVVQGIIIILAVAFGRKKK from the coding sequence GTGCCATCCAAGGTGAAAGGTAAATTGATAAATTTTGATTGGAGACAATATATAGTATACATCGCCTTTGTTCTGGTTTTGATTTATTTTTCGATTACGTTGGCAGAGCAGGGGTTTATGACTACTCATAATTTGCTGAATATCGCACGTCAAACCGCCATGATTTCTATTATGGGTGTTGCGATGACTTTTGTTATCTCATCTAAAGAGATTGATCTCTCCGTTGGTTCAGTTGCAGCTTTATCTGCTATAACTACAGCCCTTACGATGCATGCAGGTTTAGGAATGGTATCCGGTGTATTGGTAGGGCTAGGTACAGGGCTAGCCATCGGATTTGTAAACGGATATCTAGTTACACGAGTAGCTATTCCGAGTTTTCTTGTTACGCTTGCAATGATGATGATCGCTCGAGGATTAGCTATGTGGGTGTCAGGCACTGCTCCTATTCCTATATTGAGTGATAGCTATATTTTTCTTTTTGGTTCTGGAAGTGTGTTAGGTGTTCCCATTCTGCTAATTTGGACGCTGATAATTGCAGCAATAGGGCATGTTATTTTACGTAAATTTACCTTTGGGCGAGAAACGCTTGCTACCGGTGGGAACGAAATGGCTGCCACTTACTCGGGAATCAAGACCAATAGGATTAAGATGGCAGTCTTTATGGCTTCAGGGATGATGGCGGGTCTAGCAGGCATGTTATACGCAGGACGTCTGCAGGCTGGACGTTTTACCTTCGGTGAAGGAGATGAATTGTCTGTAATAGCTGCTGTTATTCTCGGTGGAACTAGTCTATTTGGAGGAGTCGGTACAGTAATAGGAACCGTCATTGGCTCCATCATGATAGGGACTATTAACAACGCACTGATCCTACAAGGACTTGACGTTAGTCAGCAAATGGTTGTCCAGGGCATTATCATTATTTTAGCTGTAGCGTTTGGCCGAAAGAAAAAGTAG